A stretch of Fusarium fujikuroi IMI 58289 draft genome, chromosome FFUJ_chr10 DNA encodes these proteins:
- a CDS encoding related to reductases, which yields MADRYVTIHESPNGPGDSRPTAVQIIKDEGLEGKLSDLVVFITGCSAGIGVETAKALHLTGATLYLTARDLEKAKSALGDLAQGERVHLLELDLESLESVRSCAAKFLSESPKLNILICNAGVMCTPEGRTKEGFETQFGTNHLAHFLLFQLLKPALAKGATSDHASRVVMLSSLAHRFGEVDFDNVNMEGCYDPNKAYSQSKTANLWTANEIERRYASEGIHAWSVQPGGVLTDLGRHLSEEQKSGLAVDPYLKTIWKLPDQGAATSVWAAVAQALEGQGGKYLEDCQIVGKWDPSSLLYARGHGEHACDTEKAARLWDKSLEWVGL from the coding sequence ATGGCCGATCGCTACGTCACCATTCATGAGTCTCCCAATGGACCAGGAGACTCACGACCAACAGCtgtccagatcatcaaggaTGAAGGACTGGAAGGGAAATTGAGCGACCTAGTTGTCTTTATTACCGGATGTTCTGCCGGTATCGGCGTTGAGACGGCAAAAGCGCTGCATCTCACTGGCGCAACTCTATATCTAACGGCTCGAGACCTCGAAAAGGCAAAGTCAGCCCTAGGCGACCTCGCGCAGGGTGAGCGTGTCCATCTTCTCGAACTTGACCTGGAATCGCTGGAGAGTGTTCGCTCATGCGCCGCCAAGTTCTTATCCGAGAGTCCGAAACTCAATATCCTTATCTGCAACGCTGGGGTCATGTGTACACCAGAAGGACGCACAAAAGAGGGCTTCGAGACTCAATTCGGAACAAACCATCTTGCCCACTTCCTATTGTTCCAGCTACTCAAACCTGCCCTCGCCAAAGGTGCGACGTCTGATCATGCATCTCGAGTCGTCATGCTAAGCTCACTTGCGCATCGCTTTGGCGAGGTTGACTTTGACAACGTCAACATGGAAGGCTGCTACGATCCCAACAAAGCATACTCACAGAGTAAAACTGCCAATCTTTGGACAGCTAATGAGATTGAGCGGAGGTACGCCAGTGAGGGTATCCATGCGTGGAGTGTTCAGCCAGGCGGTGTCCTCACAGATCTGGGAAGGCATTTATCTGAGGAACAAAAGAGCGGCCTTGCAGTGGATCCATATCTCAAGACCATTTGGAAGCTCCCGGACCAAGGTGCTGCTACAAGTGTCTGGGCAGCTGTCGCTCAGGCTTTGGAAGGACAAGGCGGGAAGTATCTTGAGGACTGTCAAATCGTTGGGAAATGGGATCCTTCATCTCTGTTGTATGCAAGAGGACATGGGGAGCATGCGTGTGATACTGAGAAAGCGGCCAGATTATGGGATAAGTCTTTGGAGTGGGTAGGCCTGTAG